The Vitis vinifera cultivar Pinot Noir 40024 chromosome 3, ASM3070453v1 region TTTTAAGGACAAAAGAGTCAAATTCTAGTCTTTATCAACATattgttataaaattttattttattttattttaactactttattatagaaaaatagAAGTCCATTTACTTATTAGTTTGCCGACATCTTTTATTTCTCTCATCACTAGAATAAGATTTGTTGTTGTGTTCTAGATCAAGGGTTTGTCGCTTTAGAAGTTTGTAGGGGccatgaaaatcaaatttagatgttaaaaacattataaCTCTCTAAAGAATTTGTCATGTAAGAAGTTTGCTCAATGGCATCAAAGTCAAATTTGGATACCAAAAACATTGTATCACATTttacacactttttttttggggggggggggggggtgggtaCAAAATGTGATTTGTAGAAACACTCATTTAATCTAGATTGTGACCCAAGATTAAAGTCAAATTTGGGTAATTAAACATTATAGCTCTCTCAAATATAGTCTATAATCATGTCAAATAGAAGTCATGATGTGACATATGGTACGCTCTACTGTGGCCAAACTCGGTGTTTATTAAAGTGTGAACAAGCAGCATCAATGTGATGAGATCATGAAATACCAGAGATGATATTCTTTCTCGAGGGTCAATAAAACTAATGTTAACAAGAAGCATTTTTCTAGTAGGAGTGATCATTGTTTAATTAACAATCAGTGCTTTCTCCACCACTATTGATCAATTAGAATTGCAGAGAGAGGTTGCAGATGCCAAAGAAACCTCCTTGGGTTGTGTTTCATGAGGTAGGATGGAGAAATCACCGGTTATATTATTCCAAAGATGCTTCAACCAAACTGAGAAAATTGTTCAAGCCACGGaaagaaagtttttttgaaaatagcagcattacaaaaatatagATGGATACATAAAGATTGATCATTGCAAAACATACAGCTCACTGCAATTCCTTGGAATTAAAAGATAGTGTCCAGATAAACTAACATTGATTCAGCGGATTGATCTCACttttttgaacataaaaaaaaaaaagagaacttGCTACACCAACCTCATTCGAAGGCAGCAGAACAAGGGCTGGGGGGATTTGTGAGAAAAATATGGAGGAGCTGATCAATGGTATGATAGTTAATATCAGGATATAGTTTTGAAACCTCGATGTCATCTTCCCCTATTTCGAAATTCATTAGAACCCCTTTTACGAATATACTGTGAAGGATGGCCACGGGTATGTTTTGCGGATTTGGCAGGGCTGAAAAagtaacaaagaaagaaaagcttaAAGTTGGTTATCAAAATGTAAATAGATTCTGAATTTCCAAATTCAGTAAAGAACAAATGATGTATTAATTGATTAAGAATTTGCATTTCTTACTCTCAGATAGCTTCACAAGCTCTTCCTCTGAGACATGAACTCTCTTGAAGCTTCTACCAGTCTTCTTCTCCCAAAGAGCGATCAATTCGAGCTGCGAAATAATGTTTTTGGGGGGTAGAAAAATGACTATCCGATTGCAGGCTGTGGGATCATTTGCCACCTTGATTGTATAAAGAGCAATGTCTTCTTCATAATTTAACACCGCtgtaaataacattaaaaattgTGTATGTCATGCAAATACGAGTATATACATGCTTTATGCTTTATTTAGAGAACTAGAGGTTTCCCTTAGGACATACCCTGGGCTTCACCACTGCCATAGACGGTAATACTATCGTTTGAATAGTCATGTGGATGGAGCAAGTAATTCACAAAGTATGCACCAAAGCAGCTAGCAGACACAAATGTGTAAGAAATCCCAGCAGCTTCAATGGCTCTTCTGATAATCCTCTTCTTATCAAGGAATTCTTGGAATGGGGAAAGAACAGTCACCCTATCCTCCTCAACTCCAAAATCAGATGGAAGAAACCTCTAATGAAAAT contains the following coding sequences:
- the LOC100254843 gene encoding eugenol synthase 1, encoding MESVLSIILIFGGTGYIGRYMVKASVKMGHPTYVYSRPMTPQTHPSKIELLKEFQSMGVNIVQGELDEHEKLVSVIQQVDVVISALAYPQVLDQLKIIDAIKVAGTSKRFLPSDFGVEEDRVTVLSPFQEFLDKKRIIRRAIEAAGISYTFVSASCFGAYFVNYLLHPHDYSNDSITVYGSGEAQAVLNYEEDIALYTIKVANDPTACNRIVIFLPPKNIISQLELIALWEKKTGRSFKRVHVSEEELVKLSETLPNPQNIPVAILHSIFVKGVLMNFEIGEDDIEVSKLYPDINYHTIDQLLHIFLTNPPSPCSAAFE